One Eubalaena glacialis isolate mEubGla1 chromosome 11, mEubGla1.1.hap2.+ XY, whole genome shotgun sequence DNA segment encodes these proteins:
- the FIGNL2 gene encoding fidgetin-like protein 2: protein MHWTPEHAQPLNQWPEQHLDVSSTTPSPAHKLELPPGGRQRCHYAWAHDDISALTASNLLKRYAEKYSGVLDSPYERPTLGGYGDAAFLNGAKGDPEPWPGSETPYPLASLHEGLPGTKSGTGGGSGGLGGSPVLAGNLPEPLYAGNACGGPSAAPEYAAGYGGGYLAPGYCTQTGAALPPPPPAALLQPPPPPGYGPSGPLYNYPAGGYAAQPGYGTLPPPPAPPPAPYLTSGLAAPTPLPTPAPSRPPPSSYGFQGASEAGVSLKRKAADEGAEGRYRKYAFEPAKAPAADGASYPAADNGECRGNGFRAKPPGAAAEEASGKYGGGVPLKVLGSPVYGPQLEPFEKFPERSPAPAPRGGFAVPSGEPPKGVDPGALELVTSKMVDCGPPVQWADVAGQGALKAALEEELVWPLLRPPAYPGSPRPPRTVLFFGPRGAGKALLGRCLATQLGATLLRLRGATLAAPGSAEGARLLQAAFAAARCRPPVVLLISELDALLSAREDGATAAGALQAPLLACLDGGCGAGADGVLVVGTTSRPAALDEATRRRFALRFYVTLPDGPARGQILQRALAQQGCALSERELAALVQGTQGFSGGELGQLCQQAAAGAGLPGLQRPLSYKDLEAALAKVGPRASPKELDSFVEWDKMYGFGH from the coding sequence ATGCACTGGACACCGGAACACGCCCAGCCCCTCAACCAGTGGCCAGAGCAGCACCTGGACGTCTCCTCCACCACCCCGTCGCCGGCCCACAAGTTGGAGTTGCCCCCCGGGGGTCGCCAGCGCTGCCACTATGCTTGGGCACACGACGACATCTCTGCCCTCACTGCCTCCAACCTCCTCAAGCGCTACGCAGAGAAGTACTCGGGGGTCCTGGACTCGCCTTACGAGCGCCCCACCCTGGGCGGCTACGGCGACGCCGCCTTCCTCAACGGCGCCAAGGGGGACCCCGAGCCCTGGCCGGGGTCGGAGACCCCCTACCCCTTGGCCTCGCTCCACGAGGGCCTCCCGGGAACCAAGTCGGGCACTGGGGGCGGCTCCGGGGGCCTCGGGGGTTCCCCGGTTTTAGCCGGTAACCTGCCTGAACCCCTCTACGCCGGCAACGCGTGCGGGGGCCCGTCGGCGGCGCCCGAGTACGCGGCGGGCTACGGCGGGGGATACCTGGCGCCCGGTTACTGTACGCAGACCGGCGCCGCgctgcccccgccgcccccggccGCGCTCctgcagcccccgcccccgccgggctaCGGCCCCTCTGGGCCTCTGTACAACTACCCAGCGGGGGGCTACGCCGCGCAGCCGGGCTATGGGACcctcccgccgccgcccgccccgcccccggccccctaCCTAACCTCGGGCTTGGCGGCGCCCACGCCCCTGCCCACGCCCGCCCCGTCCCGGCCACCGCCCTCCTcctacggcttccagggggcctcGGAGGCCGGGGTGTCGCTGAAGCGCAAGGCCGCCGACGAAGGCGCCGAGGGCCGCTACCGCAAGTACGCCTTCGAGCCCGCCAAGGCCCCGGCGGCCGACGGCGCCTCCTACCCCGCCGCGGACAACGGCGAGTGTCGGGGCAACGGGTTCCGGGCGAAGCCGCCGGGAGCGGCGGCGGAGGAGGCATCAGGCAAGTACGGTGGCGGCGTCCCCCTCAAGGTCCTGGGCTCCCCCGTCTACGGCCCGCAACTCGAGCCCTTTGAGAAGTTTCCGGAGCGATCCCCGGCGCCGGCTCCCCGCGGGGGCTTCGCGGTGCCGTCGGGGGAGCCTCCCAAAGGCGTGGACCCGGGGGCCCTGGAGCTGGTGACCAGCAAGATGGTGGACTGCGGGCCGCCGGTGCAGTGGGCGGACGTGGCGGGCCAGGGCGCGCTCAAGGCGGCGCTGGAGGAGGAGCTGGTGTGGCCCCTGCTGAGGCCGCCCGCCTACCCCGGCAGCCCGCGCCCGCCGCGGACCGTGCTGTTCTTTGGGCCTCGGGGCGCCGGCAAAGCGCTGCTAGGTCGCTGCCTCGCCACGCAGCTGGGCGCAACGCTGCTGCGCCTGCGCGGAGCCACGCTTGCCGCGCCGGGCTCTGCTGAAGGCGCGCGCCTCCTCCAGGCCGCCTTCGCGGCTGCGCGCTGCCGCCCGCCCGTCGTGCTCCTCATCAGCGAGCTGGACGCGCTGCTGTCGGCTCGGGAGGACGGCGCGACCGCCGCGGGCGCGCTGCAGGCGCCGCTCCTGGCCTGCCTGGACGGCGGCTGCGGCGCGGGAGCCGACGGCGTGCTGGTCGTGGGCACCACCTCGCGGCCCGCGGCCCTGGACGAGGCGACTCGCCGGCGCTTCGCTCTCCGCTTCTACGTGACGCTGCCCGACGGCCCGGCCCGCGGGCAGATCCTGCAGCGGGCGCTGGCCCAGCAGGGCTGCGCGCTGAGTGAGCGGGAGCTGGCGGCCCTGGTGCAGGGCACCCAGGGCTTCTCCGGGGGCGAGTTGGGGCAGCTGTGCCAGCAGGCGGCGGCCGGGGCGGGCCTCCCGGGGCTGCAGCGCCCCCTCTCCTACAAGGACTTGGAGGCGGCGCTGGCCAAGGTGGGCCCTAGGGCCTCGCCCAAGGAGCTGGACTCGTTCGTGGAGTGGGACAAAATGTACGGCTTCGGACACTGA
- the TMDD1 gene encoding transmembrane and death domain protein 1, translated as MAARGPAGALALALWGWALAPAGAVDAMGPHAAVRLAELLTPEECGHFQSLLKAPEPDVEAELARLSEDRLARPEPVPTSAAPGRRRRRREAAGEPAGRAAEPANVSDGCREGLAAWLAAEAPSLSWDRVARALRRSGRPDVARELGKSLHQQAALQLRKFGQSYLPPAGAPAAPIPAPALRPRRSSVPEPNWDELELIVERLPQAPYERSPTGWAGPLALGFLTGFGGALGAGALLILFTPWITGGDGDGARPHSLRPPAPPLLWPAGAPGCGEEEPLLTAEPLASPGAWAAGGPDTPLPLCPRP; from the coding sequence ATGGCTGCGCGGGGTCCGGCGGGGGCCCTGGCCCTGGCGCTCTGGGGCTGGGCGCTGGCTCCGGCGGGGGCCGTGGACGCCATGGGCCCTCACGCGGCCGTCCGCCTGGCAGAGCTGCTGACTCCGGAGGAGTGCGGCCACTTCCAGTCGCTCCTGAAGGCGCCGGAGCCGGACGTCGAGGCCGAGCTGGCCAGGCTTTCGGAGGACCGGCTGGCGCGGCCCGAGCCGGTGCCCACCTCGGCGGCACCGggtcggcggcggcggcggcgcgagGCGGCGGGGGAGCCGGCGGGCCGAGCGGCCGAGCCCGCGAACGTGTCCGACGGCTGCCGGGAGGGACTGGCGGCCTGGCTGGCTGCCGAGGCCCCGTCCTTGTCGTGGGACCGTGTGGCCCGGGCCCTGCGGCGCAGCGGCCGCCCGGACGTGGCCCGGGAGCTGGGCAAGAGCCTCCACCAGCAGGCGGCGCTGCAGCTGCGCAAGTTCGGGCAGAGCTACCTGCCCCCAGCCGGCGCCCCCGCTGCCCCCATCCCGGCCCCGGCCCTGCGCCCCCGCCGCTCCTCTGTCCCCGAGCCCAACTGGGACGAGCTGGAGCTGATCGTGGAGCGACTGCCCCAGGCTCCGTACGAGCGGAGCCCCACGGGCTGGGCCGGGCCGCTGGCGCTCGGCTTCCTCACCGGCTTCGGAGGGGCGCTTGGCGCCGGGGCGCTGCTCATCCTGTTCACGCCGTGGATCACGGGCGGCGACGGCGACGGGGCGCGGCCCCACAGCCTCCGGccgcctgcccctcccctgctctggCCCGCCGGGGCGCCCGGCTGCGGGGAAGAGGAGCCGCTCTTGACTGCAGAGCCCCTCGCATCCCCGGGGGCCTGGGCTGCAGGTGGGCCAGATACCCCCTTGCCTCTGTGTCCCCGGCCGTGA